From the genome of Candidatus Poribacteria bacterium, one region includes:
- the dnaN gene encoding DNA polymerase III subunit beta, protein MRNDDVALIQRILTGDENAFASLVRKYQGQVHAFARRKIGDFQIAEDITQETFLQVYQKLETLEDPTLFSKWIYAIVHHLCIAWFRKNRLQTEPLEEICILGIETEPYSRYIASEHAKIAAEAQRDLVEKLIAKLKKNDRKVITLHYFEEMTSAEIGEFLGVSENTIKSRIRRARQQLKKYESIIREVLGITIESEDRYPKHLNGGIQMKLTFQRDNLLSSLQTLGSVASKRNTAPILSNVLIQAEGSTIECMATDAEIGIRMKVDGTVNEEGAIVISIQELENIVKRLPAEKPIDLAKTADNRVEIISADSVNKIVELSDEEFPQLPCVDESAFTIDGETLRSVLYKTEFAAPTKKARQTCLNGLYFNLLEDRTEVVGADGIQLALAHCEPLKLSEDKDGFIVPLKAVKEIERAFANAPEIKISLVEDQILFADADTTLTTRLVDAKYPEYDRIIPESFEGHVVVPKASIMDTTREIFSRANPKNALVCLEINPQQIRISAKTSETDEIDETLAAESGTGSVRIGLNAQLLIETLSHIETESVSLAFTNAMKPLVVKPIGEEGHICVLCTMIMDS, encoded by the coding sequence ATGAGAAACGATGATGTCGCCTTGATTCAACGTATCCTTACCGGTGATGAAAACGCTTTCGCGAGTTTGGTTAGAAAGTACCAAGGGCAGGTCCACGCATTCGCACGGCGGAAAATCGGGGATTTTCAGATCGCTGAAGATATTACGCAGGAGACTTTCCTGCAAGTCTATCAGAAACTGGAAACCTTAGAAGATCCAACACTGTTCTCAAAGTGGATCTATGCAATTGTGCATCATCTGTGTATCGCATGGTTCCGAAAGAACAGGTTACAGACGGAACCCCTTGAAGAAATCTGCATATTAGGAATAGAAACAGAACCGTATTCCCGATATATTGCATCAGAACACGCGAAAATAGCTGCTGAAGCGCAGCGCGACCTCGTCGAAAAACTGATAGCGAAGTTGAAGAAGAACGATCGCAAGGTTATCACGCTCCACTACTTTGAAGAGATGACATCTGCAGAAATAGGCGAATTCCTTGGCGTATCTGAAAACACCATTAAAAGTAGGATCCGCCGCGCGAGGCAGCAACTTAAGAAATACGAATCTATAATCCGAGAAGTATTAGGTATCACAATTGAATCAGAAGATCGCTACCCCAAACATTTGAACGGAGGTATTCAGATGAAGTTAACTTTTCAAAGAGACAACCTTTTGTCGTCCCTACAAACACTGGGGAGTGTCGCGAGTAAGCGGAATACCGCGCCGATTCTTTCAAATGTTCTCATCCAAGCGGAAGGGAGCACGATTGAGTGTATGGCAACGGATGCGGAAATCGGCATTAGAATGAAGGTTGACGGGACTGTCAATGAAGAAGGCGCGATCGTTATCTCCATCCAAGAATTGGAGAATATTGTCAAAAGGTTACCCGCTGAGAAACCGATAGATTTGGCAAAAACGGCAGACAACCGTGTTGAAATCATTTCTGCAGATAGCGTTAATAAAATCGTCGAACTTTCTGATGAAGAATTCCCACAACTCCCTTGCGTTGATGAAAGCGCATTCACTATTGATGGAGAAACCCTGCGGTCTGTCCTCTACAAAACTGAATTTGCTGCGCCCACAAAGAAAGCCCGACAGACCTGCCTAAACGGGCTCTATTTTAACCTTCTTGAGGATAGAACCGAAGTCGTTGGAGCCGATGGTATACAACTTGCTCTCGCACACTGTGAACCGCTCAAGTTATCTGAGGACAAAGATGGGTTCATCGTCCCACTCAAAGCCGTCAAAGAAATTGAACGCGCCTTTGCCAACGCCCCAGAGATAAAGATTTCACTTGTTGAAGACCAAATCCTCTTCGCGGATGCAGACACCACGCTGACGACCCGACTGGTGGACGCTAAATATCCAGAGTATGATAGGATCATTCCAGAATCTTTTGAGGGGCATGTCGTGGTGCCGAAAGCATCTATTATGGACACAACGCGTGAAATTTTTTCGCGGGCAAATCCGAAAAACGCTCTGGTCTGTTTAGAAATCAATCCGCAACAGATTCGGATCTCGGCGAAAACCTCTGAGACAGATGAAATAGATGAAACGTTAGCAGCCGAGTCTGGCACTGGAAGCGTCCGTATCGGTCTGAATGCGCAGCTGCTCATAGAGACACTCTCACATATTGAAACGGAGTCTGTATCGCTGGCGTTCACGAATGCGATGAAACCTCTCGTTGTTAAACCGATTGGTGAGGAAGGACATATCTGTGTCCTCTGTACAATGATCATGGATTCCTAA
- a CDS encoding phytanoyl-CoA dioxygenase family protein encodes MLSEIALQKREQMIRDGFCVINNILTDEFLQELREESERLIAENVQLEKQMYHGHYINVSSDENEHIHRLLEWQPSRKALEAIGFEDFTALGGIIILTKDPGAPPLFWHQDWYHWDDPMSCTPWPQQIFLNYYLTDTNLENGCLKVIPGTHRKRIDFHDILVQKGEILGDRFQFAEEDYPFMFNNHPDQVDVCVSAGSLVLTDARLLHAARKNYTDERRTLLLAWHRRPDTIPDYWDYEIPEPVTNRDHNAEYPQSNIPGKYLTR; translated from the coding sequence ATGCTCAGCGAAATCGCATTACAAAAACGAGAACAAATGATTCGCGATGGCTTCTGTGTGATAAATAACATTCTCACAGATGAATTTTTGCAGGAACTCCGTGAAGAATCGGAACGGCTGATCGCGGAAAACGTACAATTAGAAAAACAGATGTACCATGGACACTATATAAATGTCAGTAGTGATGAAAACGAACATATACATAGGTTATTAGAGTGGCAGCCTTCACGGAAGGCATTAGAAGCAATCGGATTTGAAGATTTCACAGCACTCGGCGGTATCATCATCCTTACGAAGGATCCAGGAGCCCCACCCCTCTTCTGGCATCAAGACTGGTACCATTGGGATGACCCGATGAGTTGCACACCTTGGCCACAACAGATTTTTCTTAACTACTATCTTACCGACACAAATCTGGAAAACGGTTGTTTAAAGGTCATTCCCGGTACCCATCGCAAACGGATTGATTTTCACGATATTCTTGTGCAAAAGGGTGAGATTTTAGGCGACAGGTTTCAGTTTGCCGAGGAAGACTATCCGTTTATGTTTAATAACCATCCGGATCAGGTGGATGTCTGCGTTAGCGCAGGTTCATTGGTTTTGACAGACGCGAGACTTTTGCATGCAGCGCGAAAAAACTATACTGATGAACGCCGCACCCTACTTCTCGCATGGCACCGCCGACCGGACACTATACCGGATTATTGGGATTATGAGATTCCTGAACCTGTAACCAATCGTGACCATAACGCAGAATATCCGCAATCTAATATCCCTGGAAAATATTTAACTCGGTAG
- a CDS encoding ABC transporter ATP-binding protein, translated as MEQNLGSGKIAVRLLGALKPYWGLALLCLLVYAGSRGLFLFTPWVEGQFLDRVFGEKDADYLFLLVGVWFGIALVTYLTSLGTGYFVSKITGQTRRDMQLKVYQHLRFLPCRFYDNHTTGQIMAYVNTDTGSAAEGILASGWIVAGGVEFVITLVVVFWVNPWLGLFSIPFTLAVVYLPVLFRRPVQNASKQVLQERESISSRLQEGIAGSREIKSLGHEMRDMGFIGGSLNTLVRAEVRQAVIGGLTALGPLASWLGNPLFFLIGGKMVIDGDISVGFFWMATRYLNLLTFPLYRCQNEYQKLLRAGEGAKRVFAFLEENPTETQDGITGINLQGKVRFEDVTFRYNETEPVLGNVTFEVQPGQLVALVGPSGAGKSTLLNLIPRFYEPTQGCIYIDEHDITTLNLRVLRSQMGTVFQDPYLFSGSIEENIRMGARHPERVRKEDIIAAATAANAHGFITQLKDGYATEIGERGIRLSGGERQRIAIARVLIRNPKLLLLDEATSALDSETERVVTEALERLMKGRTSFVIAHRLSTVLNADVILAMENGKIVEAGTHQELLTQGGLYARLYHLQFAASNDPKQQ; from the coding sequence ATGGAACAGAATTTAGGAAGTGGTAAAATTGCGGTCCGCTTGTTGGGTGCTCTCAAACCGTATTGGGGGTTAGCCTTGCTGTGCCTGCTCGTCTACGCGGGGTCCCGGGGGCTCTTCCTATTCACCCCGTGGGTGGAAGGCCAATTTCTGGATCGCGTCTTTGGTGAAAAAGATGCTGACTATCTATTTCTCCTTGTAGGCGTGTGGTTTGGGATTGCCCTTGTGACTTATCTGACAAGTCTTGGAACGGGATATTTTGTGTCCAAGATTACAGGGCAAACCCGCCGGGATATGCAGCTGAAGGTCTACCAACATCTGCGGTTCCTGCCCTGCCGTTTCTACGATAACCACACAACGGGACAGATCATGGCTTACGTCAATACGGATACAGGGTCCGCCGCAGAAGGGATTTTGGCGAGCGGATGGATTGTCGCCGGCGGGGTTGAATTTGTTATCACTCTGGTGGTCGTGTTCTGGGTGAATCCGTGGTTGGGGCTTTTTAGTATTCCGTTTACGCTCGCTGTGGTGTATCTTCCAGTTCTTTTCCGAAGACCTGTGCAAAACGCTTCAAAGCAGGTCTTACAGGAAAGAGAAAGTATTTCCTCCCGGCTTCAAGAGGGGATTGCGGGCTCGCGAGAGATTAAATCCCTCGGACATGAAATGCGAGACATGGGGTTCATCGGTGGTTCCCTAAACACCCTTGTCCGTGCAGAAGTCCGTCAAGCAGTTATAGGAGGACTGACAGCACTCGGTCCGCTGGCCTCTTGGTTGGGCAATCCGCTTTTCTTTCTCATCGGCGGAAAAATGGTGATCGATGGAGACATCAGTGTCGGTTTTTTTTGGATGGCAACCCGTTATTTGAATCTGCTCACCTTTCCACTCTATCGATGCCAAAATGAATATCAAAAACTCCTGCGAGCCGGGGAAGGCGCAAAACGGGTGTTCGCTTTCCTTGAGGAAAACCCGACTGAAACCCAAGACGGCATCACGGGTATTAACTTGCAGGGGAAGGTCAGATTTGAAGATGTCACTTTCCGTTATAATGAGACGGAGCCTGTCTTAGGGAACGTTACCTTTGAGGTGCAGCCCGGCCAACTTGTTGCACTTGTGGGCCCAAGCGGAGCGGGGAAAAGCACACTCCTCAACCTCATTCCGCGTTTCTACGAACCCACCCAAGGATGTATCTATATTGATGAACATGATATCACAACACTCAACTTGCGTGTCCTGCGCTCCCAGATGGGCACAGTATTTCAAGACCCTTACCTCTTCTCGGGTTCAATTGAGGAAAACATCCGAATGGGGGCACGACACCCAGAGCGCGTGAGAAAGGAAGATATTATTGCCGCTGCCACTGCCGCAAATGCCCATGGCTTTATCACACAACTTAAAGATGGCTACGCCACGGAGATAGGCGAACGTGGTATCAGGCTCTCCGGCGGCGAACGTCAACGGATTGCTATCGCTCGTGTGCTCATTCGGAATCCGAAACTTCTCCTTTTAGATGAAGCCACTTCCGCACTCGACTCGGAGACGGAGCGGGTCGTTACAGAAGCCTTAGAGCGGTTGATGAAGGGAAGGACTTCATTTGTGATCGCACACCGATTGTCTACCGTGCTAAATGCCGATGTGATTCTTGCGATGGAAAACGGTAAAATTGTGGAAGCAGGTACGCATCAGGAACTACTGACGCAAGGTGGGCTTTATGCTCGGTTGTATCACTTACAATTCGCGGCATCCAACGATCCAAAACAACAATGA
- a CDS encoding ABC transporter permease subunit yields MMFLTLIRQELLTHLMSARFFAAVIITLLLVVANTFVLIGAHEERLADYSQREAVNQEGVATTPTYSVLKLKVQRPPNPLSLFSAGLEARFGNDINIAFDSVPALSNPIVDVRPAEEQWVFGSVPSVSSPGAPLGLNNPYLHLFSRIDLVFIFQVVLSLLSLLFAYDAVAGDWETGTLRLVLSHPVGRGKVLLAKYLAAMVCLLLPVLMSLLLALIQCSFARSVQFSTDDFLRIGGIVLTTIVYLSVFYLIGLLISTTTRRAATSLMLCMFIYVVLVLVYPNWSRFALNPVGDMRGEKRSADQQIAQIRGEADRERDRFLVSSPLKGEPPVFGRTEGISDLFSGAGYFLLGDFPRVNLELKNTAHPLVPHFRRYYAFAAPLQIRNAEKVGFVGQQLVTQTSVRQAQWDERLMKLSPASLYTFATAAWSGTDLDGMTDYIQTAQAYRRTLIDTFHDRDVFASLQWFSTNQQRTIDWSILPGFRFERADVGINAQRALPALLLLLCTNLVLFMVTFLIFMKIEV; encoded by the coding sequence ATGATGTTCCTAACCCTGATACGTCAAGAACTTTTGACCCATCTGATGAGCGCGCGTTTTTTTGCTGCGGTTATCATTACACTCTTATTGGTTGTTGCCAATACGTTTGTCTTGATTGGTGCACACGAAGAACGTCTCGCCGACTATAGTCAGAGAGAAGCGGTGAATCAAGAAGGCGTCGCCACGACACCTACTTATTCGGTCTTAAAGTTGAAGGTTCAGCGTCCTCCCAATCCCCTGAGTCTTTTTAGTGCCGGCTTAGAAGCGCGTTTTGGCAATGATATCAACATAGCGTTTGACAGTGTACCAGCCCTCTCAAATCCCATAGTTGATGTTAGGCCAGCGGAAGAACAGTGGGTGTTTGGCAGCGTCCCATCCGTCTCAAGTCCCGGGGCACCGCTCGGTTTAAATAACCCATATCTGCATCTCTTTTCACGGATAGATCTTGTCTTTATCTTCCAGGTTGTGTTGAGTCTACTGTCCCTGCTTTTTGCTTATGATGCCGTTGCGGGAGATTGGGAAACCGGCACTTTGCGTTTGGTGCTCTCACACCCTGTCGGGCGAGGGAAGGTCTTGCTTGCCAAATATCTCGCGGCGATGGTTTGCCTGCTGCTTCCAGTGTTGATGAGCCTACTGCTTGCATTGATTCAGTGTTCCTTCGCGCGTTCTGTGCAATTCAGTACGGATGATTTTCTGCGAATTGGCGGCATTGTTTTGACAACAATCGTCTACCTGTCGGTTTTCTACCTGATCGGTTTACTCATTTCCACAACAACCCGCCGTGCTGCCACGTCTCTGATGCTCTGCATGTTCATATACGTAGTTTTGGTACTCGTCTATCCAAACTGGAGCCGCTTTGCCCTGAATCCAGTGGGCGACATGCGTGGAGAAAAAAGATCCGCCGATCAGCAGATAGCACAAATTCGGGGAGAGGCAGATAGAGAACGAGATCGATTCTTGGTGAGCAGTCCTCTTAAGGGAGAGCCGCCGGTTTTTGGAAGAACCGAAGGGATTTCAGATCTCTTTAGTGGAGCCGGATATTTCCTCCTCGGGGACTTCCCACGAGTTAATCTTGAATTGAAAAATACAGCACACCCTTTAGTGCCACACTTCCGCCGTTATTATGCATTCGCCGCGCCACTGCAAATCCGGAATGCCGAAAAGGTCGGTTTCGTCGGTCAGCAGCTGGTGACGCAGACATCTGTCCGGCAAGCACAGTGGGATGAACGTCTCATGAAACTCAGTCCAGCGAGTCTCTACACGTTTGCTACTGCCGCGTGGTCAGGCACCGATTTAGACGGCATGACGGATTATATCCAAACCGCGCAGGCATACCGACGTACCCTCATTGACACCTTTCATGACAGAGATGTCTTCGCGAGTCTACAGTGGTTTTCAACAAATCAACAAAGGACCATAGACTGGTCGATTTTGCCCGGCTTTCGCTTTGAGCGTGCAGATGTCGGCATTAACGCACAACGTGCCTTGCCTGCATTGCTGCTATTGTTATGCACCAATCTCGTTCTATTCATGGTAACATTTTTGATTTTTATGAAAATCGAAGTGTAG
- a CDS encoding phytanoyl-CoA dioxygenase family protein encodes MTSEIALQKRGQMIRDGFCVIDNILTDEFLQELRDKSEQLLANYVPPDHTRYHGHHLQVTSKDNTLVQKLLQWQPTLKVLEEMEFGDFTAPVGITILTKDPGAPPLYWHQDWYYWNDPISCAPWPQDIFMKYYLTDTTPENGCLKVIPGTHRKRIDLHDKLLQASKLGNVLKPGSESKEKYSVMFRDHPDQMDVCVKAGSLVMRDARLLHSARKNHTDKRRTMLLVWIRRPNTIPDYWNDDIPEPILNRDENKDYPSTTIPNEFLT; translated from the coding sequence ATGACTTCTGAAATCGCTTTACAAAAACGAGGGCAAATGATTCGCGATGGTTTCTGTGTCATCGACAATATTCTCACAGACGAATTTTTGCAGGAACTTCGTGACAAATCAGAACAACTTCTCGCTAATTATGTGCCACCAGACCACACCAGATACCATGGGCATCATCTACAAGTTACAAGCAAAGACAATACGCTCGTTCAGAAACTATTACAATGGCAACCCACTCTCAAGGTATTAGAAGAAATGGAGTTTGGCGATTTCACAGCCCCCGTAGGTATTACTATTCTGACGAAAGATCCTGGAGCACCTCCACTCTATTGGCATCAAGATTGGTACTATTGGAACGATCCAATTAGTTGCGCGCCTTGGCCGCAAGATATCTTTATGAAGTATTATCTCACTGATACAACACCAGAAAACGGCTGTTTAAAGGTTATTCCGGGTACACATCGCAAGCGCATTGATTTGCACGACAAACTTCTCCAGGCAAGCAAACTCGGTAATGTCCTAAAACCTGGATCAGAATCTAAGGAAAAGTATTCTGTGATGTTCAGGGACCATCCGGATCAGATGGATGTTTGTGTGAAAGCAGGTTCGTTAGTGATGCGAGACGCACGCCTTTTGCATTCGGCGCGCAAAAACCATACGGACAAAAGACGCACAATGCTTCTCGTATGGATTCGCCGTCCAAACACTATTCCAGACTATTGGAATGACGACATCCCTGAACCCATTTTGAATCGAGATGAAAACAAGGACTACCCCAGTACAACGATTCCTAATGAATTTTTAACTTAG